One segment of Zymoseptoria tritici IPO323 chromosome 2, whole genome shotgun sequence DNA contains the following:
- the qa-x gene encoding putative inositol monophosphatase (Similar to inositol monophosphatase. Quinate utilization cluster), with amino-acid sequence MTSMAPAISDAELDEIHAFAVQLAKDAGQMLLDAVDARMGKNGQATHEEKESAVDLVTQTDEDVEAFIRKSVQSKYPSHAFCGEESYGKGGSKDYLIPSTGPAWCVDPLDGTVNFIHLAPFYCVSIAFLWNGEPVVGAINAPFLRQLFTACRGRGAWLNETTQLPLNRNPIPPLPETAPKGCVFSCEWGKDRRDIPDGNLHRKINSFMNMAAELGSRGGKGGMVHGVRSLGSATLDLAYVAMGSFDIWWEGGCWEWDVAAGICLLKEAGGLVTTANPPATIDGAAVPETHLGSRLYLAIRPAGDSATETGRQTQERTVREVWKRVETLDYTRPGV; translated from the exons ATGACGAGCATGGCGCCAGCAATCAGTGACGCGGAACTGGACGAGATACATGCTTTTGCCGTACAACTCGCGAAGGACGCCGGCCAGATGCTCCTTGATGCGGTCGATGCACGGATGGGAAAGAATGGCCAAGCTACACATGAGGAGAAAGAGTCGGCGGTTGATCTCGTTACTCAGACAGATGAGG ATGTTGAAGCATTCATTCGCAAGAGCGTTCAAAGCAAATATCCTTCGCATGC CTTTTGTGGCGAGGAGTCATATGGCAAGGGTGGGTCGAAAGACTACCTGATACCGAGCACTGGACCAGCATGGTGCGTCGATCCTCTCGACG GAACGGTCAACTTCATCCACCTTGCGCCTTTCTACTGCGTATCTATAGCATTCCTGTGGAACGGAGAGCCGGTCGTAGGAGCGATCAACGCACCCTTCCTTCGACAACT CTTCACAGCATGCCGTGGTAGAGGAGCCTGGCTCAACGAAACAACACAGCTCCCTCTCAACCGGAATCCCATACCACCTCTCCCTGAAACCGCACCGAAAGGCTGTGTCTTCTCATGCGAGTGGGGCAAAGACCGCCGAGATATTCCAGACGGCAACTTGCACCGAAAGATTAACAGCTTCATGAACATGGCGGCGGAGCTGGGAAGCCGAGGAGGGAAAGGAGGAATGGTTCATGGAGTCCGCAGTCTTGGATCTGCCACGCTGGATCTGGCTTATGTTGCGATGGGATCTTTTGACATATGGTGGGAGGGTGGTTGCTG GGAGTGGGACGTAGCGGCAGGTATCTGCCTGCTCAAGGAAGCAGGAGGCCTGGTTACCACAGCTAATCCACCAGCGACTATCGACGGTGCCGCGGTCCCAGAAACACACCTTGGAAGTCGGCTGTACTTGGCTATACGGCCAGCTGGAGACTCGGCGACAGAGACTGGACGACAGACGCAAGAAAGGACGGTGAGGGAAGTCTGGAAGCGGGTCGAGACATTGGATTACACTCGGCCGGGAGTGTGA
- the qa-3 gene encoding shikimate/quinate 5-dehydrogenase (Putative quinate 5-dehydrogenase. This model is part of a quinate utilization gene cluster.), with translation MSSGARVVLPQVDQYERHGYLFGYPIAHSYSPYLHNTVFQQLGINWGFELLESTDMSLFLKLIKDQRLYGSAVTMPHKVGIIPHLDGLTDEGRAVGAVNTIFRRGDQYIGTNTDTIGVRESFYQNVAAPAEVFHGRPGLVIGGGGAARSAVYAAVKLMQCKPVYVVNRDPAEVEAVVSWCVSQGYGDDLIHVTSAAQAAELEGPGAIIACVPNFPPVTEAEIEMRKVVETFLAKPHKGAMLEMCYHPTPWTELGDLAEKAEWQVILGTEAMIWQGIEQHKYWHGKHMDQKLIQKVKNVIEGELAKARA, from the exons ATGTCTTCCGGCGCACGCGTAGTG CTGCCTCAAGTCGACCAATATGAGCGACACGGATATCTCTTCGGATACCCAATCGCCCACTCATATTCTCCATATCTTCACAACACAGTCTTCCAGCAACTAGGTATCAACTGGGGCTTCGAACTGCTGGAGTCAACCGACATGAGTCTCTTCCTCAAACTCATCAAAGACCAACGACTCTATG GCTCCGCAGTGACCATGCCTCACAAGGTGGGCATAATACCACACCTCGACGGCCTCACAGACGAAGGACGAGCCGTGGGAGCCGTCAACACCATCTTCCGGCGTGGCGACCAGTACATCGGAACCAACACCGACACGATCGGCGTCCGGGAGTCATTTTATCAGAACGTCGCCGCGCCTGCAGAAGTCTTCCACGGACGCCCGGGTCTAGTCataggcggcggaggcgctGCGCGATCAGCCGTGTACGCGGCCGTCAAGCTGATGCAGTGCAAGCCCGTGTATGTTGTCAACCGCGATCCGGCAGAGGTGGAGGCTGTGGTGAGCTGGTGTGTTTCCCAAGGCTACGGAGATGACCTTATCCATGTCACGAGTGCGGCACAGGcggcggagttggagggtCCAGGCGCGATCATCGCGTGCGTGCCGAATTTCCCGCCGGTCACGGAGGCGGAGATTGAGATGCGGAAGGTGGTCGAGACCTTTCTGGCCAAGCCGCACAAGGGCGCGATGCTGGAGATGTGCTATCATCCCACGCCGTGGACGGAGCTGGGCGATCTGGCCGAGAAGGCTGAATGGCAGGTCATCCTCGGTACGGAGGCTATGATCTGGCAAGGCATTGAACAGCACAAGTACTGGCATGGTAAGCACATGGACCAGAAGCTGATACAAAAGGTGAAGAATGTGATCGAGGGTGAGTTGGCGAAGGCTCGTGCGTAG
- the QA4 gene encoding 3-dehydroshikimate dehydratase (Putative (DHS dehydratase). This model is a fragment. User model BDD_estExt_gwp_gw1.C_21724 should replace this one. This gene is part of a quinic acid utilization cluster.), which produces MPCKPAVCSHSLGRAWVHDMPSKLDQAARYGLDIELFYEDLLYIAKELPGGPTPENHLEAARYIRELCDKRSVTIICLQPFMHYDGLRDRERHAERIEEMKLWIEMAKILGTNLIGIPSTCLPDDQVSGDMDLIVQDMIEIADLGRADGMLFVYEALCWGTHINLWEQTWEVVQRVDRPNFGMCIDTYNLAGRVYADPASPTGKTVNADADMAATLQRLVSTVDVNKIFFVQVVDAQRLSSPLVEGHELYQPDQCARMSWSRNCRLFYGEDDRGAYLPIRDVLEALLVDLGYEGYLSAELFNASLTKEDAEVPAEHARRAAESWQKIVEDFGLDQSIEKTQSSRVARLVAESAPRAQL; this is translated from the exons ATGCCTTGCAAACCAGCAGTATGCAGCCACTCCCTTGGCCGAGCATGGGTCCACGACATGCCTTCCAAGCTCGACCAAGCAGCACGATACGGACTTGACATCGAACTGTTCTACGaggaccttctatatatTGCGAAAGAACTACCTGGCGGACCGACACCCGAGAACCACCTCGAAGCAGCGCGGTACATCCGGGAATTATGCGACAAGCGATCAGTCACGATCATCTGTCTCCAACCGTTCATGCACTACGATGGCCTTCGAGATCGGGAAAGGCATGCCGAGCGgatcgaggagatgaagctgTGGATCGAGATGGCGAAGATTCTCGGAACGAACCTCATTGGCATTCCATCAACATGCTTGCCAGACGACCAAGTCAGCGGTGACATGGATTTGATTGTTCAAGACATGATCGAAATCGCCGATTTAGGTCGAGCAGACGGTATGCTCTTTGTATACGAGGCCTTGTGTTGGGGAACACATATCAACCTCTGGGAGCAAACATGGGAAGTCGTGCAACGAGTCGATCGACCAAATTTCGGCATGTGCATCGACACATACAATCTG GCCGGTCGAGTCTACGCTGATCCAGCATCACCTACTGGCAAGACTGTCAATGCGGACGCGGACATGGCCGCCACTCTTCAACGCCTGGTCTCGACCGTGGATGTCAACaagatcttcttcgtccaAGTCGTCGACGCTCAACGCCTGTCATCACCCCTCGTCGAGGGCCACGAACTCTACCAGCCAGATCAATGCGCTCGTATGAGCTGGTCGCGGAACTGTAGACTGTTCTACGGCGAAGACGACCGCGGCGCATACCTTCCAATTCGGGATGTGCTGGAGGCGCTATTGGTTGACCTTGGCTATGAGGGCTATCTGAGTGCCGAGCTGTTCAACGCCAGTCTGACGAAGGAGGACGCGGAAGTCCCGGCTGAGCATGCACGGAGAGCGGCGGAGTCATGGCAGAAGATTGTGGAGGACTTCGGTCTGGATCAGAGCATTGAGAAGACGCAATCGTCAAGAGTGGCGAGACTTGTTGCGGAGTCGGCACCAAGGGCGCAGTTATGA
- the qa-1S gene encoding quinate utilization gene repressor (Putative repressor of the quinate utilization genes. This model is clustered with other quinic acid utilization genes.), with the protein MATSHAGMKRSFQDMHGVHNGFESPRRPMDMPSQPPSREGSVVPTPPNGAHSTINGLETLPRKASFAADASILLIGVRGVGKSSLGFLAASAYTRRLVESSRAFLETTGYSGTDYRKLHGPSEYHKKHSDVLRRLLETHSRNSVIVCGLGDLENDGAQLVQRFSQSHPVIYVTRDIPGIQTYIRVWSEERIEDLIRASEPLLRQCTNYEFYNVSESLSQRSSHHNTPRPHSGRSTHGPFLTLKRAEHDFLKLLRNIIGDHDRGRSHQSAYPLSQLSVDKLEFTSALSLTADDVVSHRFDLDDAQVGIDAIQLNVSGVPQRGDSWKLGKHSCFNLVNEAFAILRRSTILPVAISVTRHAAARTKQVAALELLEYCLRLGPEYCTIDLALDDTEINQLLAGKGRTKIIGEYISPDRIAEGWQGQQCLDIYHRAQGLGCDLVKITMPHGTLADAFAIQTFQQRVRSSYPSNGPRLIAYCTGAQGRTSMCFNNILTPVAPMDRQFQHAIMSLDVQPLITAKERNEALFSTFIHEPMRFFIYGANVSFSLSPAMHNAAYEACGMRHSYRTHSASTLEDFVALVREQDFGGAAIVQPFKTKTLPMMDLLSPQAKAIGALNTVIPLRDDSVIKSVTNEIGIFRERNRTGPVKALYGDNTDWIGIRACVRRGLSPANTVRPQSTGLVCGAGGMARAAIYALISLGVQNIFVCNRTKGNAEELAEHYNRLIKANGIAELSPADAATTTVSALESFESSWPKNMRHPAMIVSCIPTQTTDGTPTNFTLPQDWLKSRTGGVVVELAYMPIVTPLVRQIQRESRKGWILMDGLDMLPEQAFAQFELFTGRRAPRRLMRDEVFKHYSEDEFPPYAIVLDPKLSDTC; encoded by the exons ATGGCTACTTCCCACGCCGGCATGAAGCGCAGCTTCCAAGACATGCACGGCGTACACAACGGTTTCGAATCACCGCGAAGACCAATGGATATGCCCTCCCAGCCCCCTTCACGTGAGGGAAGTGTAGTCCCTACGCCTCCAAACGGCGCCCATTCCACTATCAATGGCCTGGAAACTCTACCACGGAAAGCCTCATTCGCCGCCGATGCTTCAATCCTGTTGATAGGCGTGCGAGGAGTTGGCAAAAGCTCGCTGGGATTTCTCGCCGCTTCTGCTTATACTCGCCGACTTGTCGAGTCTAGCAGAGCCTTTCTCGAGACTACAGGCTACAGTGGAACTGATTACCGCAAACTACATGGTCCGTCGGAATACCACAAGAAGCACAGCGATGTTTTGAGACGACTCCTCGAGACTCACTCCCGGAATTCTGTTATTGTATGCGGCCTCGGCGATTTGGAAAACGACGGCGCACAGCTGGTTCAACGGTTCTCACAATCGCATCCGGTCATATATGTAACTCGCGACATTCCAGGCATCCAGACTTACATCCGAGTGTGGTCAGAGGAGAGAATCGAAGACCTGATTCGTGCCAGCGAGCCGTTGCTGCGACAGTGTACCAACTACGAATTCTACAACGTGTCCGAGTCACTAAGTCAACGATCGTCTCACCACAACACCCCAAGGCCACACAGCGGCAGAAGCACTCACGGACCATTTCTAACACTCAAAAGAGCAGAGCATGATTTCCTCAAGCTGCTCCGAAATATCATAGGCGATCATGACCGTGGTCGGTCCCATCAATCAGCCTATCCACTTTCCCAGCTCAGCGTCGACAAGCTAGAATTCACCTCGGCTTTGTCGCTGACGGCAGATGATGTGGTCTCACACCGTTTCGACCTGGACGATGCACAAGTCGGGATTGATGCTATCCAGTTAAATGTCAGTGGTGTTCCGCAACGAGGCGATTCTTGGAAGCTCGGAAAACACAGCTGCTTCAATCTGGTCAACGAGGCCTTCGCAATCCTGAGACGGTCCACTATTCTTCCGGTCGCTATATCGGTCACTCGCCATGCTGCCGCCAGAACGAAGCAGGTCGCCGCTCTTGAGCTTCTTGAGTATTGCTTGAGACTTGGACCCGAGTACTGCACTATTGACCTCGCACTGGACGATACCGAGATCAACCAGCTTTTGGCAGGCAAAGGCCGCACCAAGATTATTGGCGAATACATATCACCCGATCGAATTGCAGAAGGCTGGCAAGGACAGCAGTGCCTTGATATCTATCATCGAGCTCAAGGCCTGGGGTGCGATTTGGTCAAGATCACGATGCCTCACGGCACTTTGGCAGACGCTTTTGCCATACAAACCTTCCAGCAGCGGGTTCGGTCATCATATCCCAGCAACGGTCCACGACTCATCGCATATTGCACTGGCGCTCAAGGACGAACGTCGATGTGCTTCAACAATATCTTGACACCGGTAGCACCCATGGACAGGCAGTTTCAGCATGCCATCATGTCGCTCGACGTTCAGCCGCTCATCACAGCCAAGGAAAGAAATGAGGCGCTGTTCTCGACCTTCATACATGAACCGATGCGGTTCTTCATCTACGGCGCCAACGTCAGCTTTTCTCTGTCGCCAGCAATGCACAATGCCGCGTACGAGGCTTGTGGTATGCGTCATTCGTACCGAACGCACTCGGCATCAACGCTGGAAGACTTCGTTGCACTTGTGCGGGAGCAAGATTTTGGCGGCGCAGCCATTGTTCAGCCTTTCAAGACCAAAACCTTGCCGATGATGGACCTTCTTAGTCCCCAAGCCAAAGCGATTGGTGCATTGAACACAGTCATTCCGCTCAGAGACGACTCAGTCATAAAATCGGTCACGAATGAGATCGGCATTTTTCGCGAACGCAATCGGACCGGACCCGTGAAAGCTTTATATGGCGACAATACAGACTGGATCGGTATCCGCGCATGTGTACGCAGAGGACTGTCACCTGCAAACACTGTCCGTCCACAAAGCACCGGTCTCGTCTGTGGCGCAGGAGGAATGGCTCGAGCAGCGATTTACGCCCTGATTTCACTCGGCGTGCAGAACATCTTCGTTTGCAACCGCACCAAGGGTAACGCCGAGGAGCTCGCGGAGCACTACAATCGTCTCATCAAAGCAAACGGCATTGCTGAGCTCAGTCCCGCGGACGCAGCTACCACGACTGTCTCCGCGCTTGAGTCCTTCGAGAGTTCTTGGCCGAAAAATATGAGACATCCTGCGATGATCGTTAGCTGTATCCCGACACAGACTACAGATGGTACGCCGACCAACTTCACGCTTCCACAAGACTGGCTGAAGAGCCGAACGGGCGGTGTGGTCGTAGAG CTGGCATACATGCCTATCGTCACTCCTCTTGTTCGTCAGATTCAGCGTGAAAGCCGCAAGGGCTGGATCCTGATGGACGGTCTTGATATGTTGCCGGAGCAGGCTTTTGCTCAATTCGAGCTGTTCACTGGCCGTCGGGCCCCGCGCAGGTTGATGAGAGACGAGGTCTTCAAGCATTACTCTGAAGACGAGTTTCCACCGTACGCAATCGTTCTCGATCCGAAACTTTCAGACACTTGCTAA
- the qutH gene encoding oxidoreductase (Similar to qutH a putative found within the Aspergillus nidulans and fumigatus quinic acid utilization clusters, but absent in N. crassa.) — MEAENRVKIAIIGTGLIGPRHALSVQSCPDAVLLCIVDPRPEAQSVADEFNVPHFHSILRMLQGRCIPDAAIVCTPNSTHVALGAELLNNGIAALVEKPVSIDVASGRELTDIARRVGKPLVIGHHRRLNPFVSAAKAALAAHSIGQPIAVSGLWILKKPTSYFEPPTDWRAKSGSGGPILINLIHEIDILHFLLGPIVRVHAEKTLSRRGHDVEEGVAMLFRFASGVVGTFILSDNIPSAHNFESGTGENPMIPKGGKDFYRIFGTEGTLSVGDMKLTRYGEGVEMRWENALQVEEVAVAGEIPFDEQVKNFVDVVRGREEPRCCGEDGLKAMIVCDAVMRAMESGSPVDIDV, encoded by the coding sequence ATGGAAGCCGAAAATAGGGTCAAAATCGCCATCATTGGGACCGGCCTCATTGGTCCCAGACACGCTCTCAGCGTTCAATCCTGCCCGGACGCGGTCCTACTCTGCATCGTAGACCCACGACCCGAGGCGCAATCCGTAGCGGACGAGTTCAATGTGCCCCATTTCCACAGCATCCTGCGCATGCTGCAGGGACGATGCATCCCAGATGCGGCCATCGTCTGCACGCCGAACAGCACCCATGTGGCCCTAGGAGCGGAGCTTCTCAACAATGGCATCGCCGCGCTGGTGGAGAAACCCGTGTCAATTGACGTGGCTTCGGGCAGGGAGCTGACTGACATTGCCCGCCGGGTTGGGAAGCCCCTCGTAATCGGCCATCATCGCCGCTTAAATCCCTTCGTAAGTGCTGCGAAAGCCGCATTGGCAGCCCACAGTATCGGTCAACCGATCGCCGTGTCCGGTCTGTGGATACTGAAGAAGCCGACATCCTACTTCGAACCTCCGACCGACTGGCGAGCAAAGTCCGGCTCTGGCGGTCCGATTCTGATCAACTTGATCCACGAGATTGAcatcctccacttcctcctcggcccAATCGTGCGCGTACACGCCGAGAAAACCCTGTCCCGGCGCGGTCACGATGTGGAAGAAGGCGTGGCAATGCTCTTCCGCTTCGCCTCTGGTGTCGTGGGAACATTCATCCTGTCAGACAATATTCCCTCAGCACACAACTTCGAGAGCGGAACAGGTGAGAACCCGATGATCCCGAAGGGAGGGAAGGACTTTTACCGAATCTTCGGCACTGAAGGTACGCTGAGTGTCGGAGATATGAAGTTGACAAGGTATGGTGAAGGAGTGGAGATGAGATGGGAGAATGCTTTGCAGGTGGAGGAAGTGGCTGTGGCAGGCGAAATTCCCTTTGATGAGCAGGTCAAGAACTTTGTCGACGTTGTGAGAGGTCGGGAGGAGCCAAGATGTTGTGGCGAGGATGGCTTGAAGGCGATGATTGTTTGTGACGCTGTTATGAGAGCGATGGAGAGCGGGAGTCCTGTCGATATTGATGTATGA
- the qa-y gene encoding quinate permease (Putative . This model is clustered with other quinic acid utilization genes.), with protein MGGFLTLKEDRPTPKSVYNWRVYALAAVASFASCMIGYDSAFIGTTLALPSFVSEFQFASYGTEELALVKANIVSVYQAGAFFGTFFAYPSAYFLGRKYSLVIFGLVFQLGAGIMLAANYERGLGPIYAGRVLAGIGVGAASMITPIYISEISPPAIRGRIVGIYELGWQIGGLVGFWINYGLTETMAPSTRQWNIPFAVQLIPGGLLLLGALWIKESPRWLLTKHRRAEALKNLSYIRQLPADDVYMVEEVAMMDEALEYTRGTVGDSFWAPFKAVARDRKVQWRFLLGGLLFMWQNGSGINAINYYSPTVFKALGVTGTSAGFLSTGIFGVIKTVFTLLWMFFLIDNLGRRKLLMIGAIGGSVCMWIIGGYVATVPVEANNAALAKGVELPLSSGGIAAMFFFYLWTAFYTPSWNGTPWVLNSEMFDLNTRGLGQASAAANNWFWNFIISRFTPQMFLNMGPSGCGVFFFFASMMLASIVFVYFLVPETKSIPLESMDRLFEIKPVRKANEIVLAEARERDAEFRNNSNGAGLTIAKEKLDHVERTSERGSDA; from the exons ATGGGAGGCTTCCTCACTCTGAAGGAGGACAGGCCGACGCCCAAGTCGGTCTACAACTGGAGAGTGTATGCTCTCGCAGCTGTCGCCAGTTTCGCATCATGCATGATCGGATATGACAGCGCTTTTATCGGCACTACCCTCGCTCTCCCGTCATTCGTCTCCGAGTTCCAGTTTGCCAGCTATGGGACAGAAGAGCTCGCACTGGTCAAGGCCAACATCGTCAGTGTCTACCAGGCCGGCGCCTTCTTCGGAACTTTCTTCGCATACC CATCTGCATACTTCCTCGGTCGCAAATACTCTCTCGTCATCTTCGGCCTCGTTTTTCAACTCGGTGCTGGAATCATGTTGGCTGCGAACTATGAGCGTGGTCTTGGTCCTATCTACGCCGGTCGTGTCCTTGCAGGCATTGGTGTTGGCGCCGCTTCTATGATTACTCCCATCTACATTTCCGAGATCTCTCCACCTGCGATCCGAGGTCGTATTGTCGGTATCTACGAGCTTGGCTGGCAGATTGGCGGTCTCGTTGGTTTCTGGATCAACTATGGCCTTACCGAGACAATGGCACCTTCAACTCGTCAATGGAACATTCCTTTTGCTGTCCAACTCATTCCTGGtggtcttctcctcctcggtgcCCTTTGGATCAAGGAATCTCCACGTTGGTTGTTGACCAAGCACCGTCGCGCCGAGGCTCTCAAGAACCTGTCCTACATCCGCCAGCTTCCCGCCGACGATGTATACATGGTTGAAGAGGTTGCTATGATGGACGAGGCTTTGGAGTACACCCGAGGAACCGTTGGCGACAGCTTCTGGGCACCTTTCAAGGCGGTCGCCCGCGACCGCAAGGTCCAGTGGAGGTTTCTTCTCGGAGGTCTGCTCTTCATGTGGCAGAACGGATCCGGAATCAATGCTATCAACTACTACTCACCTACGGTCTTCAAAGCTCTCGGTGTCACTGGGACGAGCGCTGGCTTTTTATCCACCGGCATTTTCGGCGTGATCAAGACCGTTTTCACCCTCCTCTGGATGTTCTTCCTCATTGACAATCTCGGACGTCGTAAGCTGCTCATGATCGGTGCCATCGGCGGTTCCGTTTGTATGTGGATCATTGGTGGTTACGTTGCTACCGTGCCAGTTGAAGCGAACAATGCTGCTCTGGCCAAGGGTGTCGAATTGCCTTTGAGCTCCGGTGGTATCGCCgccatgttcttcttctacctGTGGACCGCCTTCTACACGCCATCATGGAACGGCACCCCATGGGTACTCAACTCCGAGATGTTCGACCTGAACACTCGCGGCTTGGGTCAGGCCTCCGCCGCTGCCAACAACTGGTTCTGGAACTTCATCATCAGTCGCTTCACGCCTCAGATGTTCTTAAACATGGGTCCTTCCGGCTGCGGtgtgttcttcttcttcgcctcgatGATGCTCGCCAGCATCGTCTTCGTGTACTTCCTCGTGCCAGAAACCAAGTCCATCCCACTCGAGTCCATGGATCGCCTGTTCGAGATCAAGCCTGTCCGTAAGGCTAACGAAATCGTGCTTGCGGAGGCTCGAGAGAGGGACGCAGAGTTCCGCAACAACTCAAATGGTGCTGGCTTGACCATTGCGAAAGAGAAATTGGATCACGTTGAGCGCACCAGCGAGCGTGGCAGCGATGCTTGA